In the genome of Hyphomonas sp. Mor2, one region contains:
- a CDS encoding thioredoxin family protein, with the protein MALLRPAFISFVLALIAWLPAFSQPVDGGHARVELVSERALAVPGETVWFGLSFEIDPEWHVYWRNAGDAGIPPEITWRESGSVAEDKLGPFAWPLPELLPVVPGEIMDYGYSDQIVLPFMVTLPEDAEGPLLFDGVADYLICKDVCIPESADIRLMLSVGGAQIPDDYGSNLIQQALMQVPPDFSGQASLTGAGGQWVLSAAGPELAGVQGEARFFPYNHEIKHAADQPVSFGEGGLQLQLTPDREGDPLPDTIAGVIKVGDTAVAVSADAGSILPATSGAGGLTQQASSAAASLPLLMAFALVGGLILNLMPCVLPVLSIKAMGVVNAAANGHEREARLHGLWYAAGVLVSFAALAAAVLSVRAATGIAIWGFWLQNPILVTALILVIFLIGLWLLGMFELGTSVQSVGSELAAKQGSAGAFFTGVLAAVVGAPCTGPFLGAALGAVMVQPSINVILVLLTMGLGMALPFLALSFLPGLQKMIPKPGAWMETLKQVFAFPMFLTAAWLLSVLGALAGYRMAAMVVAGAALIAFGIWALKSAGQGARAILLSILGLAIIIPVFGLISATSPMEIVFGLLWLVGLLVGFVLIARSSADMAAILARGLAGLAIVAGLVWPLAQARTALAVEGATEAYAAKYETEPWSPERVAELTAQGRAVFVDFTAEWCVTCQANKLQTLQTRPVTEAFEAGNVAFLVADFTNGDKTIALELQKHNRAGVPMYLWYAPGETQPQVLPELLSIDLVTGLVGAAG; encoded by the coding sequence ATGGCCCTTCTACGCCCCGCCTTTATTAGCTTTGTCCTTGCATTGATTGCATGGCTTCCGGCTTTCAGCCAGCCGGTGGATGGCGGACATGCCCGCGTCGAGCTGGTCAGTGAACGCGCGCTGGCGGTTCCAGGCGAAACCGTCTGGTTTGGCCTGTCCTTCGAGATTGATCCCGAGTGGCACGTTTACTGGCGCAATGCGGGGGATGCGGGCATTCCTCCAGAAATCACCTGGCGCGAGTCAGGCAGTGTTGCAGAGGACAAGCTCGGCCCGTTCGCGTGGCCGTTGCCGGAACTCCTCCCGGTCGTTCCCGGCGAGATCATGGATTACGGCTATTCCGACCAGATCGTCCTGCCTTTCATGGTGACCCTGCCGGAGGACGCAGAGGGCCCGCTGCTATTCGATGGTGTGGCCGACTATCTGATCTGTAAGGACGTTTGTATCCCAGAAAGCGCCGACATTCGGCTGATGCTCTCAGTTGGCGGCGCACAGATCCCGGATGATTACGGATCCAACCTGATCCAGCAGGCCCTGATGCAGGTGCCGCCGGACTTCTCTGGCCAGGCAAGCTTGACGGGCGCCGGCGGTCAATGGGTCTTGTCGGCAGCCGGACCGGAGTTGGCGGGCGTGCAGGGCGAAGCCCGCTTCTTCCCGTACAATCATGAGATCAAGCACGCGGCAGACCAGCCGGTCAGCTTCGGCGAGGGCGGCCTGCAATTGCAGCTGACCCCAGACCGCGAGGGTGATCCGCTCCCGGACACGATTGCGGGTGTCATCAAGGTTGGCGACACCGCCGTCGCTGTATCCGCAGATGCAGGTTCGATCCTGCCGGCAACAAGCGGCGCAGGCGGTCTCACGCAGCAGGCCAGCAGCGCCGCTGCGAGTCTACCATTGCTGATGGCATTTGCGCTGGTTGGCGGACTGATCCTCAACCTGATGCCTTGCGTCTTGCCGGTTCTGTCGATCAAGGCGATGGGCGTGGTCAATGCCGCTGCCAATGGGCATGAGCGCGAAGCCCGCCTGCACGGCCTATGGTATGCTGCAGGCGTTCTCGTCAGTTTTGCCGCCTTGGCTGCCGCTGTCCTCAGCGTTCGGGCTGCTACCGGCATCGCGATTTGGGGCTTCTGGTTGCAAAATCCGATCCTGGTCACGGCGCTGATCCTGGTCATTTTCCTGATCGGTCTCTGGCTGCTCGGCATGTTTGAGCTTGGCACGTCAGTGCAAAGTGTCGGCTCGGAGCTGGCGGCGAAGCAGGGCAGCGCGGGTGCGTTCTTCACCGGCGTTCTCGCCGCGGTCGTAGGCGCCCCGTGTACGGGTCCGTTTCTCGGAGCCGCCCTCGGTGCGGTCATGGTTCAGCCATCCATCAATGTCATTCTGGTGCTGCTGACCATGGGCCTCGGCATGGCGCTGCCTTTCCTGGCGCTCAGTTTCCTGCCGGGACTTCAAAAAATGATCCCGAAACCCGGCGCCTGGATGGAGACGCTGAAACAAGTTTTTGCGTTCCCGATGTTCCTGACCGCGGCCTGGCTTCTATCTGTCCTTGGAGCGCTGGCCGGTTACCGCATGGCAGCCATGGTTGTCGCTGGCGCGGCTCTTATCGCCTTCGGAATCTGGGCCCTGAAATCGGCCGGTCAGGGCGCTCGCGCGATCCTGCTTTCAATCCTGGGCCTGGCCATCATCATTCCGGTTTTCGGCCTGATCTCGGCCACGAGCCCGATGGAGATCGTATTTGGGCTATTGTGGCTTGTCGGACTTCTGGTCGGTTTCGTGCTGATTGCGCGATCAAGCGCCGACATGGCAGCAATCCTGGCGCGCGGATTGGCAGGCCTCGCCATTGTTGCAGGTCTTGTCTGGCCGCTGGCGCAGGCGCGCACCGCGCTAGCGGTGGAAGGAGCGACCGAAGCGTACGCTGCAAAGTATGAAACCGAGCCCTGGTCGCCGGAGCGCGTGGCAGAACTGACCGCCCAAGGCCGCGCCGTCTTCGTCGACTTCACGGCAGAGTGGTGCGTCACCTGTCAGGCCAACAAGCTGCAGACTTTGCAGACGCGGCCCGTGACCGAAGCCTTCGAAGCCGGCAATGTCGCCTTCCTGGTCGCTGACTTCACGAATGGCGACAAGACGATCGCGCTGGAGCTGCAAAAACACAATCGCGCCGGTGTCCCCATGTATCTCTGGTACGCCCCCGGTGAGACACAGCCACAAGTCCTCCCGGAATTGTTATCTATCGATCTTGTAACAGGACTTGTCGGCGCAGCCGGTTAG
- a CDS encoding SapC family protein, producing the protein MEPTPNTQQPELTGNVLFYKNPQPLNPEQHAGLGVKKIDDPFGFLRTAHAVPVTVTEFGMTATAYPIIFVGEEFTPIAAMGVRQGENLFVRDDGQTEPDYYIPAFVRRYPFVFANDNNSDRLLLCVDRDAPMVTNQPEVPLFENGEPSAFTQNAIEFCQEFERQRRATDDFVNIVRSMGLFDQKTVAFQPRDEMGNAVGEQQKIADYWAIDENKLAELTPAQFEELRSNGALGAIYAHLISLLNWQRIIQRAILKPQPATPAAEAPIA; encoded by the coding sequence GTGGAACCTACACCGAACACACAACAACCAGAACTGACCGGAAACGTTCTGTTCTACAAGAACCCTCAGCCCCTGAACCCTGAGCAACATGCTGGTCTGGGCGTGAAGAAAATCGACGATCCGTTCGGTTTCCTGCGTACCGCACATGCCGTACCGGTCACCGTGACCGAGTTCGGCATGACGGCCACGGCCTATCCGATCATCTTTGTCGGCGAAGAATTTACCCCGATCGCCGCTATGGGTGTACGTCAGGGAGAGAACCTGTTCGTTCGCGACGACGGACAGACTGAGCCCGATTACTACATACCTGCTTTCGTGCGTCGCTATCCGTTCGTTTTTGCAAACGACAATAATAGCGATCGCCTGCTGCTTTGCGTCGATCGCGACGCACCGATGGTGACCAATCAACCGGAAGTGCCGCTGTTCGAAAATGGTGAGCCAAGCGCGTTTACACAAAATGCCATCGAGTTCTGTCAGGAGTTCGAGCGTCAGCGTCGGGCGACAGACGATTTTGTGAACATCGTTCGCAGCATGGGCCTGTTCGACCAGAAGACCGTGGCTTTCCAGCCGCGCGACGAAATGGGCAATGCGGTCGGCGAGCAGCAAAAGATCGCAGACTATTGGGCGATTGATGAAAACAAGCTGGCCGAACTGACACCCGCACAGTTTGAGGAATTGCGCAGCAATGGCGCGCTCGGCGCGATTTATGCGCACCTGATTTCGCTGCTCAATTGGCAGCGCATTATTCAGCGGGCGATCCTGAAGCCACAGCCAGCGACTCCGGCTGCCGAGGCGCCGATCGCTTAA
- a CDS encoding DUF885 family protein, giving the protein MKRLQSIAICVFASTLLMAPAACSQGDDGTRSTRRAITQSQAIAADFLRTELALSPETASRLDMEDYVGPSVVYALDNHSQAGFERRRLVHIELLQRLRQRPRLPETHALSRDLAIAETALVDLIALEQLGYGRFSYRAQRPYAMDPYSGVWIEGPNLLAFQQSINSMEEAAAYIARLQNLTAAVEDTRRRLIADRAAGLDLPRRLAEETQLRLDQLTVDDPSALDLLATTFAALTLDLSDLEPDQREQLVLVVKQEVSNRLRPALLRLSETVAQIATEGSEQAGIWAQPKGQELFVGVLKASTGEAINSERLHQRHTDDVAALTVSMRDRLVLPAEDEAGTPILRPERPERLEQLYGWYESQTIAPMGNEPRSADAVPAPDIIRDLAPTSVWTLIEQTPTFQEQAAAITRYQRVWETQPYLTWRTEGDGELPDYRTLTAYAAIDEAWRLYVWQNSFQDGSAAVLDQAAGASILLVQSTLATADTGLHLDRWTLPQATSYISENAGLSEPLARQLALRIMARPGYHTSVVAAYHRLETLAERARAVLGTRFSETDFQRILIQPGPRPLSFIETDVETWYGERLAN; this is encoded by the coding sequence ATGAAACGGCTCCAATCGATCGCGATCTGCGTCTTCGCCTCGACATTGCTGATGGCGCCAGCGGCCTGCAGCCAGGGCGATGACGGGACGCGCTCCACACGCCGGGCGATCACACAATCACAAGCCATTGCAGCTGACTTCCTGCGCACGGAACTCGCCTTGTCGCCAGAGACGGCCAGCCGCCTGGATATGGAAGATTATGTCGGCCCTTCCGTCGTTTACGCGCTCGATAATCACTCGCAGGCCGGATTTGAACGCCGCCGACTGGTCCACATTGAACTGTTGCAGCGCTTGCGCCAGCGTCCGCGTTTGCCAGAAACGCATGCCTTGAGCAGGGATCTCGCGATCGCGGAGACCGCGCTGGTGGACCTGATCGCGCTGGAACAGCTGGGCTATGGCCGGTTCAGCTATAGGGCGCAGCGCCCTTATGCGATGGACCCGTATTCCGGCGTGTGGATCGAGGGACCCAATCTGCTCGCCTTCCAGCAATCGATCAACAGCATGGAAGAAGCCGCAGCCTATATTGCACGCCTGCAAAACCTGACCGCTGCGGTAGAGGATACACGGCGCCGATTGATTGCAGATCGCGCCGCGGGGCTCGATCTTCCACGGCGATTGGCCGAAGAGACGCAGCTGAGACTGGACCAACTGACCGTAGACGATCCGTCGGCCCTGGATTTATTGGCCACTACTTTTGCCGCTCTGACACTCGACCTTTCCGATCTCGAACCGGATCAACGCGAACAGCTCGTCCTCGTCGTGAAGCAGGAAGTGTCAAACCGCCTTCGACCGGCGCTCCTTCGGCTTTCAGAAACCGTGGCGCAGATCGCAACCGAAGGTTCAGAACAGGCCGGGATCTGGGCGCAGCCGAAGGGTCAGGAGCTGTTTGTCGGAGTCTTGAAAGCCTCGACCGGCGAGGCGATCAATAGCGAGCGCTTGCACCAACGTCATACCGACGATGTCGCCGCACTGACGGTCTCTATGCGCGATCGACTCGTCCTGCCGGCCGAAGACGAAGCCGGAACGCCGATCCTTCGTCCCGAACGTCCAGAGCGACTTGAGCAGCTATATGGATGGTATGAAAGCCAGACCATCGCTCCCATGGGGAACGAACCCCGCTCCGCCGATGCGGTACCCGCGCCGGATATCATCAGGGACCTCGCGCCCACCAGCGTCTGGACTCTGATTGAGCAAACCCCGACCTTTCAGGAACAAGCTGCGGCGATCACTCGGTATCAGAGAGTGTGGGAGACCCAGCCATATCTGACCTGGCGCACAGAAGGCGACGGCGAACTTCCTGACTATCGGACGCTGACCGCCTACGCTGCGATCGATGAAGCCTGGCGCTTATATGTCTGGCAGAACAGCTTTCAGGACGGGTCTGCAGCGGTCCTCGACCAGGCCGCTGGGGCATCGATCCTTCTGGTTCAGTCGACCCTCGCGACCGCCGATACTGGTCTGCATCTGGATCGTTGGACCTTGCCGCAAGCGACGTCATACATTTCCGAGAATGCCGGGCTGAGCGAACCGCTGGCCCGACAATTGGCGCTACGGATCATGGCTCGCCCCGGCTATCACACTTCGGTGGTGGCGGCCTATCATCGGCTTGAAACGCTGGCCGAGCGCGCCCGCGCGGTGCTCGGGACGCGCTTTTCCGAAACCGACTTTCAGCGCATTCTGATTCAGCCAGGTCCGCGTCCACTCTCCTTTATCGAAACCGATGTGGAGACCTGGTATGGCGAGCGCCTCGCCAATTAG
- the nadA gene encoding quinolinate synthase NadA — MARLIDSGPGCPTPTPLRAASAAEARGLAYDDEVKAKTDHLYPLVNDFITPMEWPAVAPLVAAINDLKAEKNAVILAHNYMTPDIFRLVGDFRGDSLQLAREAAEVDADIIVQAGVHFMAETSKILAPSKTVLISSLEAGCSLASSITGEDVRLIKEHYPDYPVVTYVNTTADVKAECHITCTSSNAAQVVEAVAREWNTDTVILVPDQYLAKNVAAQTDIRIITWPGACEVHELFSADDVEALRDAHPGVVILAHPECPPDVLEAADFAGSTAALANYVKDESPAKVVLLTECSMSDNVATENPGVDFVRPCNLCPHMKRITLENILDCLTEMKHEVTIEESVRVKAKQAIDAMLALPKMENPLAFETGLKPMEIEVFSPS; from the coding sequence ATGGCAAGACTGATTGACTCTGGACCTGGCTGTCCAACTCCGACCCCGCTCCGCGCGGCAAGTGCAGCGGAGGCGAGGGGCCTTGCCTATGACGACGAGGTCAAAGCCAAGACCGATCATCTATACCCACTCGTGAACGACTTCATCACGCCTATGGAGTGGCCTGCCGTGGCCCCATTGGTGGCGGCGATTAACGATCTCAAAGCAGAGAAGAACGCCGTCATTCTCGCCCACAATTACATGACCCCGGACATTTTCCGCCTGGTTGGCGATTTTCGCGGCGACAGCCTGCAGCTCGCCCGTGAGGCAGCCGAGGTCGATGCCGACATTATCGTACAGGCGGGCGTCCACTTCATGGCGGAAACGTCCAAGATCCTGGCGCCAAGCAAGACCGTGCTGATCTCCAGCCTCGAGGCTGGCTGTTCGCTCGCAAGTTCGATCACCGGCGAAGATGTGCGCCTGATCAAGGAACATTACCCGGACTATCCGGTCGTCACCTATGTGAACACAACCGCCGATGTGAAAGCCGAGTGCCACATTACCTGCACCAGCTCGAACGCTGCGCAGGTGGTCGAGGCCGTAGCCAGGGAATGGAACACCGACACGGTGATCCTGGTGCCAGACCAGTATCTGGCCAAGAATGTCGCCGCCCAGACCGATATCCGCATCATCACCTGGCCTGGCGCGTGTGAAGTGCACGAATTGTTCAGCGCCGATGACGTCGAAGCCCTGCGCGACGCGCACCCAGGCGTGGTCATTCTGGCTCACCCGGAATGTCCGCCAGACGTGCTCGAAGCGGCAGATTTCGCTGGGTCCACGGCGGCCCTTGCCAATTATGTGAAGGATGAAAGCCCGGCCAAGGTCGTCCTGCTGACGGAATGCTCCATGTCAGACAATGTCGCGACGGAGAATCCTGGCGTCGATTTTGTCCGCCCGTGCAATCTGTGTCCGCACATGAAACGGATTACGCTTGAGAACATTCTCGATTGCCTGACTGAGATGAAGCACGAAGTGACGATTGAGGAATCGGTTCGCGTGAAAGCCAAGCAGGCCATCGATGCCATGCTGGCGCTGCCTAAAATGGAAAACCCGCTGGCTTTCGAAACCGGTCTCAAGCCGATGGAGATTGAAGTATTTTCACCCAGTTGA
- a CDS encoding L-aspartate oxidase, translated as MTTISGPRPETYTAPAAAGDARILIVGAGLAGLFLALRLAPRACTIISPAPLGQAASSAWAQGGLAAALHPQDSPEQHATDTVVAGAGLVDPAIAKLIAEDGPKRVRDLIELGVPFDRTPDGQLALSLEAAHSHPRVARVAGDLAGKAIMGALTAAVKAASHIEIIEHARAVGLLQDDRGRVTGAILKDAQGRTSTFTSPETVLCTGGSGGLFRVTTNPPQARGDALAMAWSIGAVIADPEFVQFHPTAMDVGLDPSPLATEALRGEGATLVGANGDPFMSRYHPQAELAPRDEVARAIHTELSQGRKVYLDTRQAIGAAIKDHFPTVFAACMAAGIDPRQDTIPVAPAMHYHMGGILSDTWGRSSLNGLSVCGECSSTGAHGANRLASNSLLEAVVMAARIADRLRDSDLAPARESRGALPADIPDPALQELRQQMADKCGVVRNAADLTSVLSEIDVLEHAHGPARTLVAARLIASAALAREESRGGHFRSDFPSAATNAARTFLSPDPQDASILEPAS; from the coding sequence TTGACCACAATCAGCGGGCCCCGGCCCGAAACATATACCGCCCCTGCTGCTGCAGGTGATGCGCGAATTCTGATTGTTGGCGCCGGGCTTGCCGGTCTGTTCCTGGCCCTGCGATTGGCGCCGCGCGCCTGCACGATCATCTCCCCGGCACCGCTGGGCCAGGCGGCGTCCTCTGCCTGGGCGCAAGGAGGCCTCGCCGCCGCGCTACATCCGCAGGACAGCCCTGAACAGCATGCGACGGACACGGTTGTCGCCGGCGCCGGCCTGGTAGACCCGGCCATCGCCAAGTTGATCGCTGAGGATGGACCGAAGCGCGTGCGAGACCTGATCGAGCTCGGTGTGCCGTTTGACCGCACACCGGATGGCCAATTGGCGCTCAGCCTGGAAGCGGCGCACTCACACCCCCGTGTCGCCCGCGTTGCAGGCGACCTTGCGGGCAAAGCAATCATGGGCGCCCTGACCGCAGCGGTCAAAGCGGCCAGCCATATCGAGATCATCGAACATGCCCGCGCCGTCGGCTTGCTTCAGGACGATCGGGGGCGGGTTACAGGCGCCATCCTGAAAGATGCTCAAGGCCGCACCTCGACCTTTACCAGCCCGGAAACTGTGCTCTGCACCGGCGGATCAGGCGGCCTGTTTCGGGTCACGACGAATCCACCGCAAGCTCGAGGTGACGCCCTCGCCATGGCCTGGTCGATCGGCGCGGTGATTGCTGATCCGGAGTTCGTCCAGTTTCATCCAACCGCCATGGATGTCGGCCTGGATCCGTCGCCGCTCGCTACGGAAGCGTTGCGCGGAGAAGGCGCGACCCTGGTTGGCGCGAACGGCGACCCGTTCATGTCGCGCTATCACCCGCAGGCCGAACTCGCGCCGCGGGATGAAGTCGCGCGCGCCATCCACACCGAGCTGTCACAAGGTCGTAAAGTCTATCTGGATACGCGCCAGGCGATTGGCGCCGCGATCAAGGATCACTTCCCCACCGTTTTCGCCGCCTGCATGGCGGCTGGGATCGATCCGCGCCAGGACACGATCCCGGTCGCGCCTGCCATGCATTACCATATGGGCGGAATTCTTTCCGATACCTGGGGACGATCCAGTCTGAATGGGCTCAGCGTCTGTGGCGAATGCTCCAGCACTGGCGCGCATGGCGCCAATCGGCTGGCTTCAAATTCGCTGCTGGAAGCCGTCGTCATGGCAGCGCGGATTGCCGACCGCTTGCGCGACTCTGATTTGGCGCCCGCCCGAGAAAGCCGCGGTGCTCTGCCAGCGGACATCCCGGACCCCGCCTTGCAAGAGCTGCGTCAACAAATGGCGGACAAGTGCGGCGTCGTCAGAAACGCCGCCGACCTGACTTCTGTGCTGAGCGAGATTGACGTTCTGGAACACGCTCATGGCCCGGCGCGGACGCTTGTTGCAGCACGGCTCATCGCCTCCGCCGCGCTGGCGCGCGAAGAAAGCCGCGGTGGACACTTCCGCAGTGACTTTCCCAGCGCCGCTACGAACGCTGCGCGTACATTCCTGTCTCCGGACCCTCAAGACGCTTCAATTCTGGAACCTGCTTCATGA
- the nadC gene encoding carboxylating nicotinate-nucleotide diphosphorylase, with protein sequence MSFIAPPPLPDIVLDPLVRLALAEDLGRAGDLTTDATITPGTQLTAHIRARQVGRLAGMDAARYALKLVDPAVQLDEEKSDGDAIGPGDTIAVMQGEARAILIAERTMLNFLGRLSGIATLTSAFADKIAHTKAKIVCTRKTTPGHRAVEKRAVRCGGGTSHRYGLDDAILIKDNHIAASGSIAEALQRAHAYAGHLRMIEIEVDTLDQLAEALPYKPHAVLLDNMEPDQLREAVAMIDGQCLAEASGGITLETVAAKAETGVDYISSGALTHSASNLDLGLDIL encoded by the coding sequence ATGAGTTTCATCGCCCCGCCCCCCCTTCCGGACATCGTTCTCGATCCGCTCGTTCGCCTCGCTCTGGCCGAAGACCTCGGACGAGCTGGCGACCTGACCACGGACGCCACGATCACGCCCGGCACCCAGCTCACCGCGCACATTCGCGCACGCCAGGTCGGACGTCTCGCCGGCATGGACGCAGCGAGATACGCCTTGAAACTGGTCGATCCTGCGGTTCAGCTTGACGAAGAGAAGTCCGATGGCGACGCGATCGGCCCGGGTGATACGATTGCAGTCATGCAGGGCGAAGCGCGCGCGATCCTGATCGCAGAGCGCACCATGCTGAACTTTCTCGGGCGCCTGTCCGGCATTGCGACACTCACAAGCGCGTTTGCCGACAAGATCGCCCACACCAAGGCCAAAATCGTTTGCACCAGGAAGACGACGCCAGGGCATCGCGCCGTTGAAAAGCGCGCCGTCCGCTGCGGCGGTGGGACCTCACACCGTTACGGCCTCGATGATGCCATCCTGATCAAGGACAACCACATCGCCGCGTCCGGCTCCATCGCGGAAGCGCTGCAGCGCGCACATGCCTATGCCGGCCATTTGCGCATGATCGAGATCGAAGTCGACACGCTAGACCAGCTCGCCGAAGCCTTACCTTACAAACCGCATGCGGTGCTGCTGGACAATATGGAGCCAGACCAGCTGCGGGAGGCTGTCGCCATGATTGACGGCCAGTGCCTGGCCGAAGCGAGCGGTGGCATCACGCTTGAGACAGTGGCCGCCAAGGCCGAAACTGGCGTCGACTATATCTCCTCCGGGGCGCTCACTCACTCTGCGTCAAATCTTGACCTGGGTCTCGATATCCTCTGA
- a CDS encoding SDR family oxidoreductase, producing MSAANGRKSIFITGAASGIGAETARLFQSRGWYCGLYDIDESGLAEVARELGEDNCHVARLDVTKREDWAAAMAGFGDATGGKMDVLFNNAGIGRHGWFEDVPPEEADLVIDVNVKGVVNGVYAALPLLKKTSGARIVNTASTAGIVGSPRLAVYSATKFAVRGLTEALDVELSELGIRCTSLMPWFIDTPILDMGLTDGANVKMADEIRAQGQDVYPVSLAAETAWEAAHGKDVHYMAGKRAKQARFAARFLPGRLKKQILEGLPKRD from the coding sequence ATGAGCGCGGCAAACGGGCGAAAGTCCATTTTCATTACCGGCGCAGCGTCGGGTATTGGGGCTGAAACGGCCCGCCTGTTTCAGTCACGAGGCTGGTATTGCGGACTCTACGATATTGACGAGAGCGGCCTCGCGGAGGTTGCACGCGAGTTGGGTGAAGACAATTGCCATGTTGCCCGTCTGGATGTGACGAAGCGGGAAGACTGGGCCGCCGCCATGGCGGGATTTGGTGACGCCACAGGCGGCAAGATGGACGTCTTGTTCAACAATGCCGGCATTGGCCGTCATGGCTGGTTCGAAGACGTCCCGCCGGAAGAAGCCGACCTTGTGATCGATGTGAACGTCAAGGGCGTGGTCAATGGCGTCTATGCCGCTTTGCCGCTGTTGAAGAAGACCAGTGGCGCCCGGATCGTCAATACAGCGTCCACGGCCGGTATTGTTGGATCGCCGCGCCTGGCCGTCTATTCGGCCACCAAGTTTGCCGTTCGCGGGCTGACTGAGGCGCTGGATGTGGAACTGTCCGAGCTGGGCATTCGCTGCACCAGCCTGATGCCCTGGTTCATCGACACGCCCATCCTCGACATGGGCCTCACCGACGGCGCGAATGTCAAAATGGCCGACGAGATCCGAGCGCAGGGGCAAGATGTCTATCCGGTCTCATTGGCCGCAGAAACCGCCTGGGAAGCCGCGCACGGCAAGGACGTGCACTATATGGCCGGCAAGCGGGCCAAACAGGCGCGCTTTGCCGCCCGGTTCCTGCCCGGTCGGCTCAAAAAACAGATATTGGAAGGGTTGCCGAAGCGCGACTAA
- a CDS encoding cell wall hydrolase has translation MTDVSRNPMTGASVTARIQRWWKAQTSAHQRKKFTQGALGASCFSAFVLAMPMISSVNADQQSAEQFRDRNAQLAEIRQEEIEVTSALTDQSELLSHEWLRTVEFSFQRDPSSALSRYAAYDRDKAAISSVVSLEVPKRSEAEDMLAQTECMATAIYYEARSEAYEGQLGVAEVIINRVNDHRYPNSICDVVYQGATRTTGCQFTFTCDGAMGKKPRGAKWEKAQTIAAHVMMDLNEGQTGGATHYHATYVNPVWNSGLIKTNKIGTHIFYRFPRGSEWSVASARQAARLAQRRAGVTTLVPAEAAVSATPEVLTPSEAPVETELTVADLNAQALEAVQSRELMDAIGG, from the coding sequence ATGACGGACGTATCCAGAAACCCGATGACGGGCGCTTCAGTGACCGCGCGTATTCAGCGCTGGTGGAAGGCGCAGACATCGGCCCATCAGAGAAAGAAATTCACGCAAGGGGCGCTCGGCGCGTCTTGCTTCAGCGCCTTTGTGCTTGCCATGCCGATGATCTCTTCGGTCAATGCTGACCAGCAAAGCGCCGAACAGTTCCGGGATCGCAACGCGCAACTGGCTGAAATTCGCCAGGAAGAGATTGAAGTGACGTCTGCGCTGACCGATCAGTCTGAACTGCTCAGCCATGAATGGCTGCGCACGGTGGAATTCTCTTTCCAGCGCGACCCAAGCTCAGCGCTCAGCCGATATGCCGCTTATGACCGCGACAAGGCGGCGATTAGCAGTGTCGTGTCCTTGGAAGTCCCAAAACGCAGCGAAGCTGAAGACATGCTGGCGCAAACCGAATGCATGGCGACGGCTATCTACTACGAAGCGCGTAGCGAAGCCTATGAAGGTCAGCTGGGTGTGGCGGAAGTCATCATCAACCGTGTCAATGATCACCGGTATCCGAACTCGATCTGTGATGTTGTCTATCAGGGCGCAACCCGCACCACCGGCTGTCAATTCACGTTCACCTGCGACGGCGCAATGGGCAAGAAGCCACGCGGCGCAAAATGGGAAAAAGCCCAGACAATCGCAGCACATGTGATGATGGATCTGAATGAAGGCCAGACCGGTGGGGCGACCCACTATCATGCGACCTATGTCAATCCGGTCTGGAATTCGGGCCTGATCAAGACCAACAAGATCGGAACGCACATCTTCTATCGCTTCCCCCGTGGCAGCGAGTGGTCGGTTGCGTCTGCGCGTCAGGCCGCACGCCTGGCACAACGCCGCGCCGGTGTGACAACATTGGTTCCCGCCGAGGCGGCCGTTTCGGCGACGCCAGAAGTGCTGACCCCATCAGAGGCACCGGTCGAGACGGAATTGACCGTTGCCGATCTCAATGCTCAGGCGCTGGAAGCTGTGCAGTCGCGCGAGCTGATGGATGCCATTGGCGGCTAA